A window of Microbispora hainanensis genomic DNA:
GAGGAGGACGGCGGGCTCGGCGCGTTCGCCACCCTGGCCAGGGGCCACACCGGGGAGGCGGCCGTGATCACCGAGCCGACGAGCGGGAAGCTGATCACCGCCAACGCCGGGGCGCTGACCTTCCGCCTGGAGGTCGCCGGCCGGGCCGCGCACGGCGCCACCCGCTATGAGGGGGTCAACGCCGTCGAGGCGTTCATACCGGTGCTCCAGGCCGTCCGGCGGCTCGAACGCGAGCGCAACGCCGATCCCGATTCTCTGTTCGCGGGCAACCCGCTGCCGTACCCGATCGAGATCGGCACCGTGCGCGCGGGCGACTGGGCGAGCACGGTGCCCGACCTGCTCGTGGCCGAGGGACGGCTGGGCGTGCGGCTCGACGAGGACCCGGCCGCCGCCCGCGCCGCCCTGGAGCGCGCCCTCGCCGACCTGGACGACCCCTGGCTGCGGGACAACCCCGTGCGCGTCACCTGGCCGGGCGGGCAGTTCGCCAGCGGCCGGCTGCCTGAGGGACACCCGCTGGCGGAGGAGGCGGCCCGGGCGGTGGCCGACGTGACCGGGGCGCGGCCGGGCCGCACCGCCGCGCCGTACGGGAGCGACCTGCGCCTGTACGCGGCGGCGGGCGTGCCGACCCTGCACTACGGGCCGGGCGACGTGAGGTTCGCGCACGCCCCGCGGGAGCAGGTCGACCTGCGGGAGCTTCATGATGTCACCCGCGCTCTCGCCCTGCTGGTCCTGCGCCGCTGCGGCGTCCGCTGACCGTCGTCCGTCGTCCGCTGACCGTCGTTCGCTGACCGTCGTTCGCTGATGGTGAGTCAGCAGTCGGCGGTGACCGAGGCGATCTCGTTGAGCGGGAACTCCAGGTAGTCGCCGGCCTCCTCGCACCACGCGTCGAGCACGCCGCTGCGCAGCTCGCCGTGGCTGACCGTGGCGGTGACCCCGTCGGCCAGCGTGATCATGGCGCGGACGTCGCGGTCCACGACGAAGCCGAGCAGCGACTGCTGCGCCGCGGGCAGCCGGGTCGCCATGCGCCCGATGACGGCCCACGTCTGGCGGGGCTGCGCCGCCGCCGCCACCGGGCCGCCGCTGACCAGCAGCCGTCTGGCGTGCTCACGCGGGTCAGGTGGGGGCTCCAGCAGCGGTCCTGACGGTTCGAGCTCGGCGACCCGCCCGCCGGGCAGGAGGATCAGCCGCCCGCCCTGCGGCTCGCGCCGGACGGTGATCTCCCCGGTGTCGTCCACCGGCACCGGGGCGTAGCCCGCCTCCCTGAGCGCGGCCAGCGTGGCCGCGGCGGGCGTCGCGCCCGCGAGCACGGTCGGCGCCAGCAGCCGCAGGCCCAGCTTGGCCAGTTTGCGGTGCGCGGCGATCTCGGCGAGCAGCGCGGGGTCGGAGCCCTGGACGATGCAGCCGACCGACGACACCGTGACCTCGCCGTGCCGTCGCGCCACGTCCCTGATCAGGTAGGTCAGCGGCTGGGGGAGCGTGCCGGCCTCCGACAGGTCGGCGATGAGCGTGTCGGCCGTGTCCCCGCCGTCCAGGGCCCGCCGTACGCTCGCGGGGCTGAACCGCCAGACCGACGCCGTGCCCTGCGACTCGCGGTCGGCGGCGCGGTCGAGCAGCGCGGCGAGCTCGACCGACGGCGGGCCGGTGACCACGGCGGTGAGATCGGCGCCGAACAGGGCGGTGCGCTGGGCGCTCGCCATGGCGTGTGTGGCGGCCTTCGCCAGCGCGGGGTCGTGCTCGACCTCGGGCACGCATTCGCGCGTCTCGTCCCCGGCCACGGCCGCGAGCGGGGCCAGTGCCCGGCCCAGGGCGGTGAGCGTGTCGCAGGCCACGAGCCCCAGCAGGCGTGCCTCGTCGAGCACGGCCGCCGCGCAGCCGTCCAGCAGTTCGCGGTCGAGCAGCGGGGCGCGCCAGTGCACCCGCTGCACGAGCTCCGGCAGCGTCGCGAAGGCCCTGCCCTCCGGGATCTCGGCGAGCGCCGCGAACAGGGCCCACCGGATCCTGGCGATCGTCTCGCCGGCCGGGTCGTCGCCGAGCGCGGCGGGGTGGCGGCCGTCCACCCGGCGCAGCGACGAGCGCTCCATCCGCCACCACGCGGCCAGCAGGACGCGCAGCCGCATGGGCGCCTCCTCCAGCCGCCACGCGTCGTAGCGGGCGGCCGGCGTCAGCCCGCCCGCCTCCTCGTCGATC
This region includes:
- a CDS encoding ArgE/DapE family deacylase — protein: MDVEARVLDAVDEAETVRLLADLVRVPSVTGTDAESDLQDRCARMLTEWGLDVDMWKLDLDDLRSREGFPGTEAERAEGYGVVGVTEGEGTPALILQGHADVVPIGDPAKWEGQDPFGARLTATTLHGRGACDMKAGLAANLAVVRALRATGVRLARPLAVHCVVSEEDGGLGAFATLARGHTGEAAVITEPTSGKLITANAGALTFRLEVAGRAAHGATRYEGVNAVEAFIPVLQAVRRLERERNADPDSLFAGNPLPYPIEIGTVRAGDWASTVPDLLVAEGRLGVRLDEDPAAARAALERALADLDDPWLRDNPVRVTWPGGQFASGRLPEGHPLAEEAARAVADVTGARPGRTAAPYGSDLRLYAAAGVPTLHYGPGDVRFAHAPREQVDLRELHDVTRALALLVLRRCGVR
- a CDS encoding helicase-associated domain-containing protein, producing the protein MDDHLIGWLTSLDEDRLARVLANRPDAIAAPWPRRLDALAQRLTDTFAVMEVMRGLPLPPLELLQACLVIGGRPTEDELARFLGVSTSAVIPWLDHLYDHAVAWPGRDGRITVADAVARWWTAPCGLGEPLGAYLDSWKLSTDALRRMCRVLDLSPHGGRRQVIARITALLGDCERLGALLDDAPDGTLGMLDDFAWDGPVRSVNGNRFITPGTPEKWALDRGLLFRTQWDLAEMPREVALALRGPDYRGPFTPYPPDLATAEADADGVEHAMCLAAPHVLDRATALLENIDKTPLPLLKNGGVGVREIKRLARETGCAEDETRLLLEVCAVARLIAIDEEAGGLTPAARYDAWRLEEAPMRLRVLLAAWWRMERSSLRRVDGRHPAALGDDPAGETIARIRWALFAALAEIPEGRAFATLPELVQRVHWRAPLLDRELLDGCAAAVLDEARLLGLVACDTLTALGRALAPLAAVAGDETRECVPEVEHDPALAKAATHAMASAQRTALFGADLTAVVTGPPSVELAALLDRAADRESQGTASVWRFSPASVRRALDGGDTADTLIADLSEAGTLPQPLTYLIRDVARRHGEVTVSSVGCIVQGSDPALLAEIAAHRKLAKLGLRLLAPTVLAGATPAAATLAALREAGYAPVPVDDTGEITVRREPQGGRLILLPGGRVAELEPSGPLLEPPPDPREHARRLLVSGGPVAAAAQPRQTWAVIGRMATRLPAAQQSLLGFVVDRDVRAMITLADGVTATVSHGELRSGVLDAWCEEAGDYLEFPLNEIASVTADC